The proteins below come from a single Ailuropoda melanoleuca isolate Jingjing chromosome 1, ASM200744v2, whole genome shotgun sequence genomic window:
- the LOC117801112 gene encoding uncharacterized protein LOC117801112 encodes MLLGPLQSCGPDSRALMLAALGRRVPRAFPGGFCGEMPFSREAPLAGCSGRGCGRGWWLMVEVPTARSLCTPGLGWVAPPELSCVSCGGSCQVLSTPTGLSLDVWVVGQQGKVGSALRAKGHGWVRTRAELSMALAGAVIMCVTAHLPADLGQVGALRTGLREVLGPGGLLGPPWGCRWPPHAWPSVSLLPETHVPGSFCQQRCPPMAEDSVPPTPPDLCPPLSFPVQPRPACTLPPAYPSLSPGPCVHPVLAPRGREGLSVFLPPHTAAWRRAGQTSSDQTSLGSSRLCMLGSPSSFWACPC; translated from the coding sequence ATGCTTTTGGGGCCCCTGCAGTCTTGCGGGCCTGACTCCAGGGCCCTCATGCTCGCGGCCTTGGGCAGGAGGGTCCCCAGGGCCTTCCCTGGGGGCTTCTGCGGCGAGATGCCCTTCTCCCGGGAAGCCCCACTCGCGGGCTGCTCCGGCCGTGGCTGTGGCCGTGGCTGGTGGCTAATGGTGGAAGTTCCCACCGCACGTTCCCTCTGCACCCCTGGGCTTGGGTGGGTGGCCCCACCGGAGCTCAGCTGTGTCTCGTGTGGAGGGTCCTGCCAGGTTCTCAGCACACCGACTGGACTTTCTCTTGATGTATGGGTGGTCGGCCAGCAGGGGAAGGTGGGCTCGGCTCTCAGAGCCAAGGGCCATGGCTGGGTCAGGACCAGGGCCGAGCTGAGCATGGCTTTAGCGGGTGCCGTCATCATGTGTGTCACGGCCCACCTTCCTGCTGACTTGGGGCAAGTGGGAGCACTCAGAACTGGGTTGCGGGAGGTGCTTGGCCCCGGGGGGCTCCTGGGGCCTCCCTGGGGGTGTAGGTGGCCACCCCATGCCTGGCCCTCCGTGTCCCTTCTCCCTGAGACTCATGTTCCTGGAAGCTTCTGCCAACAGAGGTGCCCACCGATGGCAGAAGACTCAGTTCCTCCGACCCCACCCGACCTGTgtcccccactctccttccccGTGCAACCCCGCCCGGCATGCACCCTGCCACCGGCATACCCGAGCCTCAGCCCTGGCCCCTGTGTTCACCCTGTGTTGGCCCCCCGTGGCAGAGAGGGACTCAGTGTATTCCTTCCTCCTCACACAGCGGCCTGGCGACGCGCTGGCCAGACGTCCTCTGACCAGACCTCACTGGGCTCCTCACGTCTCTGCATGCTGGGCTCACCCAGCAGCTTCTGGGCCTGTCCCTGCTGA